The Streptomyces sp. NBC_01689 genome includes a window with the following:
- a CDS encoding metallophosphoesterase codes for MVIVFLLVGLAALTVFAGLHHYLWRRLVRDTTTGPGPARRAGTALFVAGPVLMAGAVAAERGGAPFWLQRTLAWPGFLWMALALYLLLAAVAGEAVRPLVARLVRRRTAGGPAESRVPVGAAAGPAAASRPATEPVVPVVPGESGAGAPATASAGSGAPARPAADTATGTGTDTDTDTDTSTNPDGNAGRDGGLAVGPSRRLFVARAVGGAAAAVAVGTVGYGTYGVLRGPRVKRVTVPLARLPRSAHGFRIAVVSDIHLGPVLGRDFCRRVVDTVNSTQPDLIAVVGDLVDGSVKDLGPAAAPLAGLRARHGSYFVTGNHEYYSGAAQWVAEVRELGLRPLENARTELAGFDLAGVNDVAGESEGQGPDFGRALGGRDTSRAVVLLAHQPVQIHDAVRHGVDLQLSGHTHGGQLWPGNYVAELANPTVAGLERYGDTQLYVSRGAGAWGPPTRVGAPSDITVVELASRQA; via the coding sequence GTGGTCATCGTCTTCCTGCTGGTGGGCCTCGCGGCCCTGACCGTCTTCGCGGGCCTGCACCACTATCTGTGGCGCCGTCTGGTGCGCGACACGACGACCGGTCCGGGGCCCGCGCGCCGGGCCGGCACCGCGCTCTTCGTCGCCGGTCCCGTGCTGATGGCCGGCGCGGTCGCCGCGGAGCGCGGGGGCGCGCCCTTCTGGCTCCAGCGGACACTGGCCTGGCCCGGCTTCCTGTGGATGGCGCTGGCCCTCTACCTGCTGCTCGCGGCCGTGGCGGGCGAGGCCGTACGGCCGCTCGTGGCGCGGCTCGTGCGGCGCCGGACCGCCGGCGGCCCGGCGGAGTCCCGTGTCCCCGTGGGCGCGGCGGCGGGCCCCGCCGCCGCTTCCCGCCCGGCCACCGAACCGGTCGTCCCGGTCGTCCCGGGGGAATCCGGTGCCGGCGCCCCCGCCACGGCGTCCGCAGGGTCCGGCGCCCCCGCGCGGCCCGCCGCGGACACGGCCACCGGCACGGGCACTGACACGGACACGGACACGGACACGAGTACGAACCCGGACGGGAACGCGGGGCGCGACGGCGGCCTCGCGGTGGGACCGTCCCGGCGGCTCTTCGTCGCACGGGCCGTGGGCGGTGCCGCGGCCGCCGTCGCCGTGGGAACCGTCGGGTACGGCACGTACGGCGTCCTGCGCGGGCCCCGGGTGAAGCGGGTGACCGTGCCGCTGGCCAGACTGCCCCGGTCCGCGCACGGCTTCCGGATCGCCGTCGTCAGCGACATCCACCTCGGGCCGGTCCTCGGCCGGGACTTCTGCCGACGCGTGGTCGACACGGTCAACTCGACGCAGCCCGACCTGATCGCGGTGGTGGGGGACCTCGTGGACGGCAGCGTGAAGGACCTGGGACCGGCCGCCGCGCCGCTCGCCGGGCTGCGGGCGCGGCACGGCTCGTACTTCGTCACCGGTAACCACGAGTACTACTCGGGCGCCGCCCAGTGGGTCGCGGAGGTACGCGAACTGGGGCTGCGTCCGCTGGAGAACGCCCGGACGGAACTGGCCGGATTCGACCTCGCCGGTGTCAACGACGTGGCCGGCGAGAGCGAGGGACAGGGCCCCGACTTCGGCAGGGCGCTGGGCGGCCGGGACACCTCGCGGGCCGTGGTGCTGCTCGCGCACCAGCCGGTCCAGATCCACGACGCCGTACGCCACGGTGTGGACCTCCAGCTCTCCGGGCACACCCACGGCGGCCAGCTATGGCCGGGCAACTACGTCGCCGAGCTCGCCAATCCCACGGTCGCGGGTCTCGAACGGTACGGGGACACCCAGTTGTACGTCTCCCGGGGTGCCGGAGCCTGGGGGCCGCCGACCCGGGTGGGCGCGCCGTCGGACATCACGGTCGTGGAACTGGCCTCCCGGCAGGCCTGA
- a CDS encoding YihY/virulence factor BrkB family protein gives MDWLRKLPGVGPLVTRLMATHAWRSYERLDRVKWTRLAAAMTFVSFVALFPLLTVAAAIGAATLSVRQQRQLQDKIAEQVPGISDQLDINTLVQNAGTIGVIAGAVLLLTGIGWVGQMRDCLRAVWELPDSEENPLLRKLVDGGVLVGLGGAVLVTIGASAAASTTVGWTARLFSVDQDAWGGGLLRTAAFGVAVLADFLLLLYLLTLLPGVQPSRHRLVVAALIGAAGFELLKLLLSSYMRGIASKSMYGAFGVPVALLLWINFTAKLLLFCASWTATEHEDPEAGTDTRDGPAPGTDTPSGPGPGEVSGAGAPGPAAATGG, from the coding sequence ATGGACTGGCTGAGAAAACTCCCGGGCGTGGGACCTCTGGTCACCCGCCTCATGGCCACGCACGCATGGCGGTCGTACGAGCGGCTCGACCGGGTGAAGTGGACGCGGCTCGCCGCCGCGATGACCTTCGTGAGCTTCGTCGCGCTGTTCCCGCTGCTGACGGTCGCCGCCGCGATCGGCGCCGCCACGCTCAGCGTCCGGCAGCAGAGACAGCTCCAGGACAAGATCGCCGAACAGGTGCCGGGGATCTCCGACCAGCTGGACATCAACACCCTGGTGCAGAACGCGGGCACGATCGGTGTCATCGCCGGCGCCGTCCTGCTGCTCACCGGCATCGGCTGGGTCGGCCAGATGCGGGACTGCCTGCGCGCGGTCTGGGAACTGCCCGACAGCGAGGAGAACCCCCTGCTGCGCAAGCTCGTGGACGGCGGCGTCCTCGTGGGCCTCGGGGGCGCGGTGCTCGTCACCATCGGCGCCTCGGCCGCGGCCTCCACCACGGTCGGCTGGACGGCCCGGCTGTTCAGCGTCGACCAGGACGCGTGGGGCGGGGGGCTGCTGCGGACCGCCGCGTTCGGCGTCGCCGTGCTCGCCGACTTCCTGCTGCTCCTGTACCTGCTCACCCTGCTGCCAGGCGTACAGCCGTCCCGTCACCGGCTCGTCGTCGCCGCCCTCATCGGCGCCGCCGGCTTCGAACTGCTCAAGCTGCTGCTCAGCAGCTATATGCGGGGCATCGCGTCGAAGAGCATGTACGGGGCCTTCGGGGTGCCCGTCGCCCTGCTGCTGTGGATCAACTTCACCGCGAAACTGCTGCTGTTCTGCGCGTCCTGGACGGCGACGGAGCACGAGGACCCGGAGGCCGGGACCGACACGCGGGACGGTCCCGCGCCCGGGACCGACACGCCGTCCGGCCCCGGGCCCGGAGAGGTCAGCGGCGCCGGCGCACCAGGTCCGGCAGCGGCCACCGGCGGTTGA
- a CDS encoding sensor histidine kinase: MRVPGRLLPSRVGIRRPRRHHGIHSLRGQLALANVALLALGIVVATAVSLMGMRHYLLDQVDAQLVKTRDSLNGSQLTLHQIDSLTTLAFVRNHLTPATDGSPQPGSIFAALDDRGRAVSIGGFKPTGTQRALISAVDDPRALVRDRALHDVTVHGAAYRTTGARLGDGTCVLLAASTDALHKGIAKALRLDLAVGTLLLTLLAVLTMLSVSRRLRPLEDMVETSSAIAEGDLTRRVPSSQHPTQEVEQLRLALNSMLQQVESAYRTREHSAAQLRRFVGDASHELRTPLSAIRGYLQLYDKGMLSEPAERRRAWDRMNAEADRMGRLVDELLTLARLDQRPELRFRNVDLSRLVRDAAEDLRAQQPGRPVTVGADGTLLVHADESGLRQVLGNLVANVRTHTPVEVPVRLGLERADGVVRLCVADQGPGLTEEDAARIFDRFFRAGGGAGSGLGMAIVQGVVTAHGGAVAVRTSPGEGLAVTVTLPAR, encoded by the coding sequence ATGAGGGTCCCCGGCCGCCTCCTTCCCTCCCGCGTGGGCATCCGGCGTCCGCGCCGCCATCACGGCATCCACTCGCTGCGCGGCCAGCTGGCGCTCGCCAACGTGGCGCTGCTGGCCCTGGGCATCGTCGTCGCGACCGCCGTCAGCCTGATGGGCATGCGGCACTATCTCCTCGACCAGGTCGACGCACAGCTCGTCAAGACCCGTGACTCGCTGAACGGTTCACAGCTCACGCTCCACCAGATCGACTCGCTGACCACGCTGGCCTTCGTCCGCAACCATCTGACGCCCGCCACGGACGGTTCGCCGCAGCCCGGTTCGATCTTCGCGGCGCTGGACGACCGGGGGCGGGCGGTCAGCATCGGCGGGTTCAAGCCGACCGGCACCCAGCGCGCGCTGATCTCCGCGGTGGACGACCCGCGCGCCCTCGTCCGCGACCGGGCGCTGCACGACGTCACCGTGCACGGCGCCGCCTACCGCACGACCGGGGCCCGGCTCGGCGACGGCACCTGTGTGCTGCTCGCCGCGTCCACCGACGCGCTCCACAAGGGCATAGCCAAGGCCCTCCGGCTCGATCTCGCCGTGGGGACGCTGCTGCTGACACTGCTCGCGGTACTGACCATGCTCAGCGTGAGCCGGAGGCTGCGGCCGCTGGAGGACATGGTGGAGACGTCGTCGGCGATCGCCGAGGGCGACCTGACGCGCCGCGTGCCGTCCAGTCAGCATCCGACCCAGGAGGTCGAGCAGCTGCGGCTGGCCCTCAACTCGATGCTGCAACAGGTGGAGTCGGCCTACCGGACGCGTGAGCACAGCGCCGCCCAGCTCCGGCGGTTCGTCGGGGACGCCTCGCACGAACTGCGCACCCCGCTCTCCGCGATCCGCGGCTACCTCCAGCTGTACGACAAGGGGATGCTGAGCGAGCCGGCCGAACGCCGGCGGGCCTGGGACCGGATGAACGCCGAGGCCGACCGGATGGGACGGCTGGTGGACGAGCTGCTCACGCTGGCCCGGCTCGACCAGCGGCCCGAACTGCGTTTCAGGAACGTCGACCTGAGCCGGCTCGTACGGGACGCCGCCGAGGACCTCCGTGCCCAGCAGCCCGGACGGCCGGTGACGGTGGGCGCCGACGGCACCCTGCTGGTGCACGCCGACGAATCGGGGCTGCGGCAGGTGCTGGGCAACCTGGTGGCCAACGTCCGTACGCACACGCCCGTGGAGGTGCCGGTGCGGCTGGGTCTGGAGCGCGCGGACGGCGTCGTACGGCTGTGTGTCGCGGACCAGGGTCCGGGGCTCACCGAGGAGGACGCGGCACGCATATTCGACCGCTTCTTCCGGGCGGGCGGCGGTGCGGGCAGCGGGCTGGGGATGGCGATCGTGCAGGGGGTGGTGACGGCTCACGGGGGTGCTGTGGCGGTACGGACGTCACCGGGCGAGGGGCTGGCCGTGACCGTGACGCTGCCCGCGCGCTGA
- a CDS encoding sulfatase-like hydrolase/transferase, translating to MSFNTSSRQLPDTDETPDEARPQETRTPDAPAEPTSPESAAPATPAGAEAPAGSPTSTESADGSGIPGSPEPAKAAAAADSAGPAAPTDSQASAGPPVPTDSAESAKADTDASEPASSSEATEAAGLPADAGSPRPAEPAGPAEAAEPGAPAGPEASAEPDASSGPGVSAEPDATIAPDASAESGVSAEPDASSGPGVPAEPGGSGGDGAPGVAPVKGRWRRWRAKHPAAARVLTWTTTVLAAALVLFALLMPNSSAGFRPGEFVRIPVEAVFGAAVLIVLPRRPRLVVAALGGLVLGVLTVLNLLDIGFTEYLGRGFNLVLDWSLFSDAYSYLQDTMGKQATLGIAVALVVLVVVLLAVMALAVVRLADLMSRHTATATRSTLVVGTVWIACSALGVQFTGVPVASASTAKSVEDRTKRVQATLRDEAAFAKFAKKDAFANTPPDQLLTDLRGKDMMITFIESYGRSAIEDPVMAPGVDATLTAENQKLVKAGFAAKSGWLTSATYGGSSWLGHSTFLSGLWISNQQRYRTVTAGDHLTLTKAFKKSGGWDTVGVMPGVQKAWPESKFYGLDKVYDSHKLQYKGPKFSWSTMPDQYALTAFERLVHGKKHDKPLMSEIILTSSHQPWAPIPKLVPQDQVGDGSIYDSIEKAGKKPADIITDSTQSKQEYGKSIQYSVSSLVNYLVKYGDKDTVLIFLGDHQPIARVSGNHASRDVPVSIVAKDPKVLDRIADWGWTDGLQPEHNAPVWKMSSFRDRFMTAYGSTPAP from the coding sequence TTGTCGTTCAACACGAGCTCTCGACAGCTGCCGGACACGGACGAGACGCCCGACGAGGCGCGCCCGCAGGAGACCCGGACGCCGGACGCGCCCGCGGAGCCGACGTCCCCGGAGTCCGCGGCCCCCGCGACACCCGCCGGAGCCGAGGCGCCGGCCGGGTCCCCGACGTCGACGGAATCCGCCGACGGCTCCGGGATCCCCGGCTCCCCGGAACCCGCGAAGGCCGCGGCGGCCGCCGACTCCGCTGGACCGGCCGCTCCCACCGATTCCCAGGCCTCCGCCGGACCCCCTGTCCCCACGGACTCCGCCGAGTCCGCGAAGGCCGACACCGACGCCTCCGAGCCCGCCTCCTCCTCCGAGGCGACGGAGGCCGCCGGCCTGCCCGCGGACGCCGGGTCCCCGCGGCCCGCCGAACCGGCCGGACCCGCCGAAGCCGCGGAGCCCGGCGCACCCGCCGGGCCCGAGGCCTCCGCCGAACCCGATGCCTCCAGCGGACCGGGTGTCTCGGCCGAACCAGACGCCACCATCGCACCCGATGCATCCGCCGAGTCCGGGGTCTCCGCCGAACCCGATGCCTCCAGCGGACCGGGTGTCCCCGCGGAACCCGGTGGCTCCGGGGGCGACGGCGCTCCCGGGGTGGCGCCGGTCAAGGGGCGGTGGCGGCGGTGGCGGGCGAAGCACCCGGCCGCCGCCCGGGTGCTGACCTGGACCACCACCGTCCTCGCCGCCGCGCTCGTACTGTTCGCGCTGCTCATGCCGAACAGCAGCGCCGGTTTCCGCCCCGGCGAGTTCGTGCGCATCCCGGTGGAGGCGGTCTTCGGCGCCGCCGTGCTGATCGTCCTGCCCCGCAGGCCCCGGCTGGTGGTGGCGGCCCTCGGCGGCCTGGTCCTCGGCGTGCTGACCGTGCTGAACCTTCTCGACATCGGCTTCACCGAGTACCTCGGACGGGGGTTCAACCTCGTCCTCGACTGGTCGCTCTTCTCGGACGCGTACTCCTACCTCCAGGACACGATGGGCAAGCAGGCCACCCTGGGCATCGCCGTCGCCCTCGTCGTGCTCGTGGTCGTCCTGCTCGCCGTGATGGCGCTGGCGGTCGTCCGGCTGGCCGACCTGATGTCCCGGCACACCGCGACGGCCACCCGCTCGACCCTGGTGGTCGGCACCGTCTGGATCGCCTGCTCCGCGCTCGGCGTCCAGTTCACCGGCGTGCCGGTCGCCTCCGCCTCGACGGCCAAGTCCGTGGAGGACCGCACCAAGCGGGTGCAGGCGACCCTGCGGGACGAGGCGGCGTTCGCGAAGTTCGCGAAGAAGGACGCGTTCGCCAACACCCCGCCGGACCAGCTCCTGACGGACCTGCGCGGCAAGGACATGATGATCACCTTCATCGAGAGCTACGGCCGCAGCGCGATCGAGGACCCGGTCATGGCGCCGGGGGTGGACGCGACCCTCACCGCCGAGAACCAGAAGCTGGTCAAGGCCGGGTTCGCGGCGAAGAGCGGCTGGCTGACCTCGGCGACGTACGGCGGCAGCAGCTGGCTGGGGCACTCGACGTTCCTGTCGGGCCTGTGGATCAGCAACCAGCAGCGGTACCGCACCGTCACCGCGGGCGACCACCTGACCCTCACCAAGGCCTTCAAGAAGTCGGGCGGCTGGGACACCGTCGGTGTCATGCCGGGCGTCCAGAAGGCCTGGCCCGAGTCCAAGTTCTACGGACTCGACAAGGTCTACGACTCCCACAAACTCCAGTACAAGGGACCGAAGTTCAGCTGGTCGACGATGCCCGACCAGTACGCCCTGACCGCGTTCGAGCGCCTGGTGCACGGCAAGAAGCACGACAAGCCCCTGATGTCGGAGATCATCCTGACCTCCAGCCACCAGCCCTGGGCTCCGATCCCCAAGCTGGTCCCGCAGGACCAGGTCGGCGACGGCTCGATCTACGACTCGATCGAGAAGGCCGGCAAGAAGCCCGCCGACATCATCACCGACTCCACCCAGTCGAAGCAGGAGTACGGCAAGTCCATCCAGTACTCGGTGTCGAGCCTCGTCAACTACCTGGTGAAGTACGGCGACAAGGACACCGTGCTGATCTTCCTCGGCGACCACCAGCCCATCGCCCGGGTCAGCGGCAACCACGCCAGCCGTGACGTACCGGTCTCGATCGTGGCCAAGGACCCGAAGGTCCTGGACAGGATCGCGGACTGGGGGTGGACGGACGGTCTGCAGCCGGAGCACAACGCCCCGGTCTGGAAGATGAGTTCCTTCCGCGACCGCTTCATGACGGCGTACGGCTCGACACCGGCGCCGTGA
- a CDS encoding response regulator transcription factor, with the protein MTAHEGATVLVVEDEPSIADVLAIALRYHRFEVMTAGTVRRALTLAERTRPDAVLLDVMLPDGDGRALGRELRVRQPDLAVVFLTARDAPAEIVGALGFGDDYITKPFNIDEVVARITAVLRRTRPADVLPQRPPLRYGELELDETTYSVHRGERTVELTPTEYALLRFLVRNGGRIVPKEQLLRHVWQYEHPAESTVVETYISYLRRKLEPLGPPVIQTRRGVGYGLA; encoded by the coding sequence ATGACCGCTCATGAGGGGGCCACCGTCCTCGTCGTCGAGGACGAGCCGAGCATCGCGGACGTCCTGGCCATCGCCCTGCGCTACCACCGCTTCGAGGTCATGACCGCGGGCACCGTCCGCCGGGCGCTCACGCTCGCCGAGCGCACCCGGCCCGACGCGGTCCTGCTCGACGTGATGCTGCCGGACGGCGACGGCCGGGCCCTCGGCCGTGAACTGCGCGTACGGCAGCCCGATCTCGCGGTCGTCTTCCTCACCGCCCGGGACGCGCCCGCGGAGATCGTGGGCGCGCTCGGCTTCGGTGACGACTACATCACCAAGCCGTTCAACATCGACGAGGTCGTCGCCCGGATCACCGCCGTGCTGCGCCGCACCCGGCCCGCGGACGTGCTGCCGCAGCGCCCGCCGCTGCGCTACGGCGAACTGGAGCTGGACGAGACGACGTACTCCGTGCACCGCGGCGAGCGGACCGTGGAACTCACCCCGACCGAGTACGCGCTGCTGCGCTTCCTGGTGCGCAACGGCGGCCGGATCGTGCCCAAGGAGCAGCTCCTGCGGCACGTCTGGCAGTACGAGCACCCGGCCGAGTCGACCGTCGTGGAGACCTACATCAGCTATCTGCGGCGCAAGCTCGAACCGCTCGGACCGCCGGTCATCCAGACCCGGCGCGGCGTCGGGTACGGGCTCGCATGA
- a CDS encoding D-alanyl-D-alanine carboxypeptidase family protein, which produces MPAIKKTTKRSLLVTSAALLSLSLTAAPVVADDEPSPSTTPSATPPTDMSTVGGARLGLPGTQADLGSGAPVLPKDVTARSWIVTDAESGDVLAAHNAHWRLPPASTLKMLFADTLLPKFPRTERHKVAVADLADLGEGSSLVGIKEDETYTVHDLWLGVFLRSGNDAVHVLSAMNGGVAQTVGQMQAHAEDLQALDTHVVTPDGYDEKGQVSSAYDLTLFARSGLQKKDFREYCSTVRAKFPGETKKDKKGKVSRESFEIQNTNRLLTGDSDISTYQGIAGVKNGNTTNAGATFTGVAERNGKVLLVTVMNPEKHEHNEVYKEAAQLLDWGFKAAGKVTPVGELVPPKSADTSTQAGSDPSGGPSSAASAAGKGSTSPVAASAGAKDGTSGVGTALAVVGGLLVLLAGGAFLVNRRWPLPDLVRRRR; this is translated from the coding sequence GTGCCCGCCATCAAGAAGACCACCAAGCGATCGTTGTTGGTCACCTCAGCCGCCTTGTTGTCCCTTTCGCTGACGGCCGCGCCGGTCGTGGCCGACGACGAGCCGTCCCCGTCCACGACGCCGAGTGCCACTCCGCCGACGGACATGTCGACGGTGGGCGGCGCCCGGCTCGGTCTGCCCGGGACCCAGGCCGACCTGGGCAGCGGCGCCCCGGTGCTGCCGAAGGACGTCACCGCGCGCTCCTGGATCGTCACCGACGCCGAGTCCGGTGACGTCCTGGCCGCGCACAACGCGCACTGGCGGCTGCCTCCGGCGAGCACCCTGAAGATGCTCTTCGCCGACACCCTGCTGCCCAAGTTCCCGCGCACCGAACGGCACAAGGTCGCCGTCGCCGACCTCGCGGACCTCGGCGAGGGCTCCAGCCTGGTGGGGATAAAGGAGGACGAGACCTACACGGTGCACGACCTGTGGCTCGGGGTGTTCCTGCGCTCGGGCAACGACGCCGTGCACGTGCTGTCCGCGATGAACGGCGGCGTCGCGCAGACGGTCGGGCAGATGCAGGCGCACGCCGAGGACCTGCAGGCCCTGGACACGCACGTGGTCACCCCCGACGGCTACGACGAGAAGGGCCAGGTGTCCTCGGCGTACGACCTGACGCTGTTCGCCCGGTCCGGGCTGCAGAAGAAGGACTTCCGGGAGTACTGCTCGACGGTGCGGGCCAAGTTCCCCGGCGAGACGAAGAAGGACAAGAAGGGCAAGGTGAGCCGGGAGTCCTTCGAGATCCAGAACACCAACCGGCTGCTGACCGGCGACAGCGACATCTCGACGTACCAGGGCATCGCGGGGGTGAAGAACGGCAACACCACCAACGCGGGGGCGACCTTCACCGGTGTCGCCGAGCGGAACGGCAAAGTGCTGCTCGTCACCGTGATGAACCCGGAGAAGCACGAGCACAACGAGGTCTACAAGGAGGCCGCGCAGCTGCTCGACTGGGGCTTCAAGGCCGCGGGCAAGGTCACCCCGGTGGGTGAACTGGTCCCGCCGAAGAGCGCGGACACCAGTACGCAGGCGGGTTCGGACCCGTCGGGCGGCCCCTCGTCCGCCGCCTCCGCCGCCGGCAAGGGGTCGACGTCGCCGGTGGCCGCCTCCGCGGGCGCCAAGGACGGTACGAGCGGGGTCGGGACCGCGCTGGCCGTCGTCGGCGGGCTCCTCGTGCTGCTGGCCGGCGGCGCCTTCCTGGTCAACCGCCGGTGGCCGCTGCCGGACCTGGTGCGCCGGCGCCGCTGA
- a CDS encoding SCO4848 family membrane protein: MKLSRPVSWFLLAFGVWSWIIWITFVKNLWKDGSGLAFDDAGDPTAYFWVHLTLAVVSFVLGTVVGAIGFRGLRALRQTS, from the coding sequence ATGAAGCTCAGCCGCCCCGTCTCCTGGTTCCTGCTCGCCTTCGGGGTGTGGAGCTGGATCATCTGGATCACTTTCGTCAAGAACCTGTGGAAGGACGGCAGCGGGCTCGCGTTCGACGACGCGGGGGATCCGACGGCGTACTTCTGGGTCCACCTGACGCTCGCCGTGGTCTCCTTTGTCTTGGGGACGGTCGTCGGGGCCATCGGGTTCCGCGGTCTGCGCGCCTTGCGACAGACGTCATAG
- a CDS encoding MMPL family transporter yields the protein MARWCYRHRLVVLLLWVGALLGLGTAASTAGTDYANVFSLPDTDSKRAYNLLEKAFPDRAGDTDTVVWKVDTGTVRDQAVRSRMEPVIERIAGMKGVGGVTSPYTGAQGAAQISADGRIAYAQVTFGEQANAVPKELVQNVVDTAQGAERAGLRVALGGQAIQRVQEPPTGLAEMVGILAAAIVLFLAFGSLFAMLLPIGIAVFGVGTGLFSTQLISHVADVPDLAPLLATLIGLGVGIDYALFIVTRHRRGILRGADPEESAVTALNTSGRAVLFAGGTVCIALAGMLVTNLRFLDGVVIGTSLTVVFSVLAAVTLLPALLGFLGPRVLSRRQRRRLAAEGGREPESASGLAARWSAGVQRRPRTVAAVAVVVMAVLALPVLSLRLGATDQGNDDASTTTRQAYDLLAEGFGPGFNGPLQVVSSGGDTDALVRNIRATDGVARVAALPPSGGVTVIQVVPATSPQSEKTDRLIDDLRDKAIPDAGAQAHVGGVTAISKDFSTVTGDRLPLFIATIIGLGFLLLMVAFRSVVVPLTAAVMNLIAAAASFGVLVAVFQWGWGLDLLGLGKEGPINAFLPVIMLSLLFGLSMDYQVFLVSRMHEEWVHTRDNARAVRVGLAETSRVINSAALIMVCVFLAFVLSGDSGAAMAGVGLAAAVALDAFILRTALVPAAMHLLGNSNWWLPAGLDKRLPHLAVEPAEETGPVPLPVPAQAGGATAVHGFVRDATGEPLDGAVVTLLSKGGRQLDRVTSLADGSYIVSVPAPGTYLLAATAPSYTARAGHVVVSDEPLVHDVELTEDEVDAVN from the coding sequence TTGGCACGGTGGTGCTATCGGCATCGGCTGGTGGTCCTGTTGCTGTGGGTGGGGGCACTGCTCGGACTGGGGACCGCGGCGTCCACCGCGGGCACGGACTACGCGAACGTGTTCTCCCTGCCCGACACGGACTCCAAGCGCGCGTACAACCTGCTGGAGAAGGCCTTCCCGGACCGGGCGGGCGACACGGACACGGTGGTGTGGAAGGTCGACACGGGGACGGTCCGCGACCAGGCCGTACGGTCCCGGATGGAGCCGGTGATCGAGCGGATCGCCGGGATGAAGGGGGTCGGCGGCGTCACGAGCCCGTACACGGGCGCGCAGGGCGCGGCGCAGATCAGCGCGGACGGGCGGATCGCCTACGCGCAGGTCACCTTCGGCGAGCAGGCCAACGCCGTGCCCAAGGAGCTGGTGCAGAACGTCGTCGACACGGCGCAGGGCGCGGAACGCGCCGGTCTGCGGGTGGCCCTGGGCGGCCAGGCGATCCAGCGGGTCCAGGAACCGCCCACCGGACTCGCGGAGATGGTCGGCATCCTGGCGGCCGCGATCGTCCTGTTCCTCGCCTTCGGCTCGCTCTTCGCGATGCTGCTCCCGATCGGCATCGCGGTCTTCGGGGTGGGCACCGGACTGTTCTCCACCCAGCTGATCAGCCATGTCGCGGACGTGCCCGACCTGGCTCCGCTGCTCGCCACCCTGATCGGACTGGGCGTCGGCATCGACTACGCGCTGTTCATCGTCACCCGGCACCGGCGCGGCATCCTGCGCGGTGCGGACCCCGAGGAGTCCGCGGTCACCGCGCTCAACACCTCGGGCCGGGCGGTGCTGTTCGCGGGCGGCACGGTGTGCATCGCGCTCGCCGGGATGCTCGTGACCAACCTGCGTTTCCTGGACGGCGTGGTCATCGGCACCTCGCTGACGGTTGTGTTCAGCGTGCTCGCGGCGGTCACGCTGCTGCCCGCGCTGCTCGGCTTCCTCGGCCCCCGGGTGCTCAGCCGCAGGCAGCGGCGCAGGCTGGCCGCCGAGGGAGGACGTGAGCCGGAGTCGGCGAGCGGCCTGGCCGCCCGCTGGTCGGCGGGCGTGCAGAGGCGTCCGCGCACGGTCGCGGCGGTGGCCGTGGTCGTCATGGCGGTGCTCGCGCTGCCCGTGCTGTCGCTGCGGCTCGGTGCCACCGACCAGGGCAACGACGACGCGAGCACGACGACCAGGCAGGCGTACGACCTGCTCGCGGAGGGCTTCGGACCCGGCTTCAACGGCCCCCTGCAGGTGGTCTCGTCCGGCGGCGACACGGACGCGCTCGTGCGGAACATCCGCGCGACCGACGGTGTCGCCCGGGTCGCCGCGCTGCCGCCCTCCGGGGGCGTCACGGTCATCCAGGTCGTACCGGCCACCTCGCCGCAGTCCGAGAAGACCGACCGGCTCATCGACGACCTGCGCGACAAGGCGATCCCGGACGCGGGCGCCCAGGCGCACGTGGGCGGAGTGACGGCGATCTCCAAGGACTTCTCGACCGTGACCGGGGACCGGCTCCCGCTCTTCATCGCCACCATCATCGGCCTCGGCTTCCTGCTCCTGATGGTCGCCTTCCGTTCCGTGGTGGTGCCGCTGACGGCCGCCGTGATGAACCTGATCGCGGCCGCCGCGTCCTTCGGCGTCCTCGTCGCGGTGTTCCAGTGGGGCTGGGGACTGGACCTGCTGGGCCTCGGCAAGGAAGGACCGATCAACGCCTTCCTGCCGGTCATCATGCTCTCGCTGCTCTTCGGCCTGTCGATGGACTACCAGGTGTTCCTGGTGAGCCGGATGCACGAGGAGTGGGTGCACACCAGGGACAACGCGCGGGCGGTCCGGGTCGGCCTCGCGGAGACCAGCCGGGTCATCAACTCGGCCGCCCTGATCATGGTCTGCGTCTTCCTGGCCTTCGTCCTGAGCGGCGACTCGGGGGCGGCGATGGCGGGCGTCGGGCTGGCGGCGGCGGTCGCGCTCGACGCGTTCATCCTCCGTACGGCGCTGGTGCCGGCCGCGATGCATCTGCTCGGCAACTCCAACTGGTGGCTGCCCGCCGGGCTCGACAAGCGGCTGCCGCACCTGGCGGTGGAGCCGGCCGAGGAGACGGGGCCGGTGCCGCTGCCGGTGCCCGCGCAGGCAGGAGGGGCGACGGCCGTCCACGGCTTCGTCCGCGACGCGACGGGCGAACCCCTCGACGGGGCGGTCGTGACGCTGCTCTCGAAGGGCGGGCGCCAGCTGGACCGGGTGACGTCACTGGCCGACGGTTCGTACATCGTGTCGGTCCCGGCCCCGGGCACCTATCTGCTCGCGGCCACCGCGCCCTCGTACACCGCCCGTGCCGGTCATGTGGTCGTGAGCGACGAACCGCTGGTGCACGACGTGGAGTTGACGGAGGACGAGGTCGACGCGGTCAACTAG